A stretch of the Candidatus Krumholzibacteriia bacterium genome encodes the following:
- a CDS encoding lasso peptide biosynthesis B2 protein translates to MLELEALWHLWGARRRVARSSAREIVSSLDATSPGRRRASAAAVHRAYRRALGRLRGDACLVRAYGLARMLRHHGHDADLVIGVRFRGHLERGHAWVEIDGAPFGEPEGKTEDYEEFLRTPAREGERLP, encoded by the coding sequence ATGCTCGAACTCGAGGCACTCTGGCACCTGTGGGGCGCCCGCCGACGGGTGGCCCGCTCGAGCGCCCGCGAGATCGTGTCGAGTCTCGACGCGACGTCTCCCGGACGGCGCCGGGCGTCTGCGGCGGCGGTGCACCGTGCCTACCGCCGAGCACTCGGACGCCTTCGGGGCGACGCCTGTCTCGTACGTGCCTACGGCCTGGCGCGCATGCTCCGCCATCACGGACACGACGCCGATCTCGTGATCGGGGTCCGGTTCCGCGGGCATCTGGAGCGGGGACACGCCTGGGTCGAGATCGATGGAGCGCCCTTCGGAGAACCCGAGGGCAAGACCGAGGACTACGAGGAATTCCTGCGCACTCCGGCGCGTGAAGGGGAGCGACTGCCGTGA
- a CDS encoding PqqD family protein, which produces MILNLDSSVYSTLNPVGSLIWNAADGRRTVDEIVAAVMDAFDVDEDTARRDTVNFAETMLAEGLFEI; this is translated from the coding sequence GTGATCCTCAACCTGGACTCGAGCGTGTACTCCACGCTGAATCCCGTCGGTTCCCTGATCTGGAACGCAGCCGACGGGCGCCGGACCGTGGACGAGATCGTGGCTGCGGTCATGGATGCCTTCGACGTCGACGAGGACACGGCGCGGCGTGACACGGTCAATTTCGCCGAGACCATGCTCGCCGAGGGTCTCTTCGAGATCTGA